One window from the genome of Nocardioides panaciterrulae encodes:
- a CDS encoding CTP synthase, with product MKNGTPTKHVFVTGGVASSLGKGLTASSLGSLLRSRGLRVTMQKLDPYLNVDPGTMNPFQHGEVFVTDDGAETDLDIGHYERFLDTDLSQRANVTTGQVYSTVIAKERRGDYLGDTVQVIPHITNEIKERVQAMGEPLDGQHVDVVITEVGGTVGDIESLPFLEAARQLRHDIGRDNCFFLHVSLVPFIGPSGELKTKPTQHSVAALRSIGIQPDAIVCRADRELPASIKKKISLMCDVDEEAVVTAADAPSIYDIPKVLHREGLDAYVVRRLDLPFRDVDWTVWDDLLRRVHHPSEEVTVALVGKYIDLPDAYLSVAEALRAGGFAHEAKVQLRWIPSDECRDPAGAARHLHDVDAMCVPGGFGIRGIEGKLGALTYARTHGIPTLGLCLGLQCMVIEYARSMAGLEKAASTEFDPDCPEPVIATMEEQKSFVEGAGDLGGTMRLGLYPAVLKEGSVVRGAYGAARVEERHRHRYEVNNAYRDQLEAAGLVFSGTSPDNNLVEYVELPREVHPYYVSTQAHPELRSRPTRPHPLFAGLVGAAIERQRELRFPIDESGLRRKDEPEDD from the coding sequence GTGAAGAACGGGACGCCGACCAAGCATGTTTTCGTCACCGGAGGCGTTGCCTCCTCGCTCGGGAAGGGCCTCACGGCCTCGAGCCTGGGCAGTCTGCTCCGCTCACGCGGACTCCGGGTGACCATGCAGAAGCTCGACCCCTATCTCAACGTCGACCCAGGGACGATGAACCCGTTCCAGCACGGTGAGGTCTTCGTCACCGACGATGGGGCAGAGACCGACCTCGACATCGGGCACTACGAGCGGTTCCTCGACACCGACCTCTCGCAGCGCGCCAACGTCACCACCGGTCAGGTCTACTCGACGGTGATCGCGAAGGAGCGGCGCGGCGACTACCTGGGGGACACCGTCCAGGTGATCCCGCACATCACCAACGAGATCAAGGAGCGGGTCCAGGCCATGGGCGAGCCGCTCGACGGCCAGCACGTGGACGTGGTGATCACCGAGGTCGGCGGCACCGTGGGCGACATCGAGTCGCTGCCGTTCCTCGAGGCCGCGCGCCAGCTGCGCCACGACATCGGCCGCGACAACTGCTTCTTCCTGCACGTCTCGCTGGTGCCGTTCATCGGCCCGTCGGGTGAGCTGAAGACCAAGCCGACCCAGCACTCCGTCGCGGCGCTCCGCTCGATCGGCATCCAGCCCGACGCGATCGTCTGCCGCGCCGACCGCGAGCTGCCGGCGTCGATCAAGAAGAAGATCTCGCTGATGTGCGACGTGGACGAGGAGGCCGTGGTCACCGCCGCCGACGCCCCCTCGATCTACGACATCCCCAAGGTCCTGCACCGCGAGGGCCTGGACGCCTACGTCGTACGACGCCTCGACCTGCCGTTCCGCGACGTCGACTGGACCGTGTGGGACGACCTGCTGCGCCGGGTCCACCACCCCAGCGAGGAGGTGACCGTGGCGCTGGTCGGGAAGTACATCGACCTGCCCGACGCCTACCTCTCGGTCGCCGAGGCGCTCCGGGCCGGCGGCTTCGCCCACGAGGCCAAGGTGCAGCTGCGCTGGATCCCCTCCGACGAGTGCCGGGACCCCGCGGGTGCCGCGCGGCACCTCCACGACGTCGACGCGATGTGCGTCCCGGGCGGCTTCGGCATCCGCGGCATCGAGGGCAAGCTCGGTGCGCTGACCTACGCGCGCACCCACGGCATCCCCACCCTGGGCCTGTGCCTGGGCCTGCAGTGCATGGTCATCGAGTACGCCCGCAGCATGGCCGGCCTCGAGAAGGCCGCCTCCACCGAGTTCGACCCGGACTGCCCGGAGCCGGTCATCGCCACCATGGAGGAGCAGAAGAGCTTCGTCGAGGGCGCCGGCGACCTGGGCGGCACGATGCGCCTGGGGCTCTACCCGGCGGTGCTCAAGGAGGGCTCGGTCGTGCGCGGAGCCTATGGAGCCGCCCGGGTCGAGGAGCGGCACCGGCACCGCTACGAAGTCAACAACGCCTACCGCGACCAGCTCGAGGCGGCCGGCCTGGTGTTCTCCGGCACCTCACCGGACAACAACCTGGTCGAGTACGTCGAGCTGCCGCGCGAGGTGCACCCCTACTACGTCTCGACGCAGGCGCACCCCGAGCTCCGCTCGCGGCCGACCCGCCCGCACCCGCTGTTCGCGGGCCTGGTGGGGGCGGCCATCGAGCGGCAGCGCGAGCTGCGCTTCCCGATCGACGAGTCGGGCCTGCGCCGCAAGGACGAGCCCGAGGACGACTGA
- a CDS encoding copper transporter: protein MISYRHHVVSLVAVFLALAIGVALGGGPLSELGRDARATSATTRSEQQQTRRTVGFGEEFATAAAPTLYAGRLKDHPVSILTLPGADGGEVSALAAQVQQAGGTVTGTWKAQRSLVAAGEKSLVDTLGSQLMTQLDDGVVPADSSTYDRIGRLLGLSLAGTRVSADEVSSLRQSLSGADLVTAPESASRAPLVLVVLGRDGVDPAILSGLLTGLAATATGVVVAGDTASGASGDLHALRSEPVADKLTTVDGAESAVGQVTAVLALARSLKVQSGSFGASGSDGAVPLG, encoded by the coding sequence GTGATCTCCTACCGCCACCACGTCGTCTCGCTCGTCGCCGTCTTCCTCGCCCTCGCGATCGGGGTCGCCCTGGGCGGTGGCCCGCTCAGCGAGCTCGGGCGCGATGCCCGGGCCACCTCCGCCACCACGCGCTCCGAGCAGCAGCAGACCCGCAGGACCGTCGGCTTCGGCGAGGAGTTCGCGACCGCGGCGGCGCCGACGCTCTACGCCGGCCGGCTCAAGGACCACCCGGTGTCGATCCTGACCCTGCCCGGCGCCGACGGCGGCGAGGTGAGCGCGCTGGCGGCGCAGGTCCAGCAGGCCGGGGGCACGGTCACCGGCACCTGGAAGGCGCAGCGCAGCCTGGTCGCCGCGGGGGAGAAGTCCCTCGTCGACACGCTGGGCAGCCAGCTGATGACCCAGCTCGACGACGGCGTGGTCCCCGCCGACTCCTCCACCTACGACCGGATCGGCCGGCTCCTGGGCCTCTCGCTGGCCGGCACCCGCGTCTCCGCCGACGAGGTGTCCTCGCTGCGGCAGAGCCTGTCCGGTGCCGACCTGGTCACCGCGCCGGAGAGCGCCTCACGGGCCCCGCTCGTGCTGGTCGTGCTCGGCCGCGACGGCGTGGACCCGGCGATCCTGTCCGGGCTGCTCACCGGCCTCGCGGCGACCGCCACCGGGGTCGTCGTCGCCGGCGACACCGCGTCGGGCGCGTCCGGCGACCTCCACGCCCTGCGCAGCGAGCCGGTGGCCGACAAGCTCACCACCGTCGACGGCGCCGAGTCGGCTGTGGGCCAGGTCACCGCCGTACTGGCCCTCGCCCGGTCCCTGAAGGTCCAGAGTGGTTCCTTCGGTGCGTCGGGATCGGACGGAGCCGTCCCTCTCGGGTAG
- the pepN gene encoding aminopeptidase N, whose amino-acid sequence MTQGHNAPRIRSLTREEAEARAALVEVERYDIEVDMRGLFEGEVLQSTSTVRFRCRQPGAATFVDCAADVRSATLNGRELDLDSIEGGRIPLSDLQAENTLVVAAAQSDTGSGAGILRTVDPSDKLVYVWTSFEADDARRAWACFDQPDLKAPHAFTVLAHETWTVTSNGAPSSVEDAADGGRRWTFPDTPKLSTYVVVVNAGPFHELRQERDGYSLGLYCRQSLKQYLERDAGELFDVTAAGLAFFGDRFGQPFPQERYDQVFVPNMGGAMENWGCVTWTDSVLYRSTPTYGQRAGVAAVLLHEMAHMWFGDLVTMRWWDDLWLNEAFASWASTFAAVNATEYTDGWATFLAGLKLTGYQMDMGPASHPIRGDVPDVEQAMANFDAITYVKGESVLKQLVAYVGEDAFVEGLRSYFREHAWGNTRLADLMTAVGAAAGRDLTDWTTAWFDRSGTDTLVLRGTDLQAFGPDGQDPRPHHLRIGAYRRSPDGQGLEPAGSVQVETAGVRTPVEGLPEGADLYLVNDQDLTFAAVRTDEDSLRTMLEAAGSLPEPVSRALAVTTAWDMLLKGELSTDELLTCVLGVLGTERSPGVVEPFLALALRAAEQWSPLPAVPSQLARLATVAAGLAEDPEHRTPALRTLAASATEPAHFELLSRAAEDNTDLAWRMLVRRAALGEYDAAAVEALLARDADPDARVRALGVTAARPEESAKAEVWAEIWEKRSIPAGQPLFGLAQCFWRPTQHDLLLPWTHRYLDEVGTLAGGGGMLAAGSLVRSTMPTTADEAWLERARAMAAEPDQNPSLRSALLTGADTLARVLRARG is encoded by the coding sequence ATGACGCAGGGCCACAACGCCCCCCGGATCCGCAGCCTGACCAGGGAGGAGGCCGAGGCCCGCGCGGCCCTGGTCGAGGTCGAGCGCTATGACATCGAGGTCGACATGCGCGGCCTGTTCGAGGGCGAGGTGCTGCAGTCGACCTCCACCGTCAGGTTCCGCTGCCGCCAGCCCGGCGCCGCCACGTTCGTCGACTGCGCGGCCGACGTCAGGTCGGCCACGCTCAACGGCCGCGAGCTGGACCTCGACAGCATCGAGGGCGGCCGGATCCCGCTGAGCGACCTGCAGGCCGAGAACACCCTGGTGGTCGCCGCCGCCCAGTCCGACACCGGCAGCGGCGCGGGCATCCTGCGCACCGTCGACCCCTCCGACAAGCTCGTCTACGTCTGGACCTCCTTCGAGGCCGACGACGCGCGCCGGGCCTGGGCGTGCTTCGACCAGCCGGACCTCAAGGCGCCGCACGCGTTCACGGTGCTCGCGCACGAGACGTGGACGGTCACCAGCAACGGCGCGCCGAGCTCGGTCGAGGACGCCGCCGACGGCGGTCGACGGTGGACCTTCCCCGACACCCCGAAGCTCTCGACCTACGTCGTGGTGGTCAACGCCGGGCCGTTCCACGAGCTGCGCCAGGAGCGGGACGGCTACTCGCTCGGCCTCTACTGCCGGCAGTCCCTCAAGCAGTACCTCGAGCGGGACGCCGGCGAGCTGTTCGACGTCACCGCGGCCGGGCTCGCGTTCTTCGGCGACCGCTTCGGGCAGCCGTTCCCCCAGGAGCGCTACGACCAGGTGTTCGTGCCGAACATGGGTGGCGCCATGGAGAACTGGGGGTGCGTGACCTGGACCGACAGCGTGCTCTACCGCAGCACCCCCACCTACGGGCAGCGCGCCGGCGTCGCCGCGGTGCTGCTGCACGAGATGGCGCACATGTGGTTCGGCGACCTGGTGACCATGCGGTGGTGGGACGACCTGTGGCTCAACGAGGCCTTCGCCTCGTGGGCCTCGACGTTCGCCGCGGTCAACGCCACCGAGTACACCGACGGCTGGGCGACCTTCCTGGCCGGGCTGAAGCTGACCGGCTACCAGATGGACATGGGACCGGCCTCCCACCCGATCCGCGGCGACGTCCCGGACGTGGAGCAGGCGATGGCGAACTTCGACGCGATCACCTACGTCAAGGGCGAGAGCGTGCTCAAGCAGCTGGTCGCCTACGTCGGGGAGGACGCGTTCGTCGAGGGCCTGCGCTCCTACTTCCGGGAGCACGCGTGGGGCAACACCCGCCTCGCCGACCTGATGACGGCCGTCGGCGCGGCCGCGGGCCGCGACCTCACCGACTGGACCACGGCCTGGTTCGACCGGTCCGGCACCGACACGCTGGTGCTGCGCGGCACCGACCTGCAGGCCTTCGGCCCCGACGGCCAGGACCCCCGGCCGCACCACCTCCGGATCGGCGCCTACCGCCGCTCCCCCGACGGCCAGGGCCTCGAGCCGGCCGGCTCGGTACAGGTCGAGACCGCCGGCGTCCGCACCCCGGTGGAGGGGCTCCCGGAGGGCGCCGACCTCTACCTGGTCAACGACCAGGACCTGACCTTCGCCGCGGTGCGCACCGACGAGGACTCCTTGCGGACCATGCTCGAGGCGGCCGGCAGCCTGCCCGAGCCGGTGTCGCGGGCGCTGGCCGTGACCACCGCGTGGGACATGTTGCTCAAGGGCGAGCTCTCGACCGACGAGCTGCTCACCTGCGTGCTGGGCGTGCTCGGCACCGAGCGCAGCCCCGGCGTGGTCGAGCCGTTCTTGGCGCTGGCCCTGCGTGCCGCCGAGCAGTGGAGCCCGCTTCCCGCCGTACCCAGCCAGCTCGCGCGCCTGGCGACGGTCGCCGCCGGGCTGGCCGAGGACCCCGAGCACCGCACGCCGGCCCTGCGCACGCTGGCCGCCTCGGCCACCGAGCCCGCCCACTTCGAGCTGCTGTCCCGGGCCGCGGAGGACAACACCGACCTGGCCTGGCGGATGCTGGTGCGCCGCGCCGCGCTCGGGGAGTACGACGCCGCCGCGGTCGAGGCGTTGCTCGCGCGCGACGCCGACCCGGACGCCCGCGTGCGCGCCCTCGGCGTGACCGCGGCCCGCCCCGAGGAGTCGGCGAAGGCCGAGGTGTGGGCGGAGATCTGGGAGAAGCGGTCGATCCCGGCCGGCCAGCCCCTCTTCGGCCTGGCCCAGTGCTTCTGGCGGCCCACCCAGCACGACCTGCTGCTGCCGTGGACCCACCGCTACCTCGACGAGGTGGGCACGCTCGCCGGCGGTGGCGGCATGCTCGCGGCCGGGTCCCTGGTGCGCAGCACCATGCCCACGACGGCCGACGAGGCCTGGCTGGAGCGGGCCCGGGCGATGGCCGCCGAGCCCGACCAGAACCCGAGCCTGCGCTCGGCCCTGCTCACCGGGGCCGACACCCTGGCCCGGGTGCTCCGCGCCCGCGGCTGA